Proteins encoded in a region of the Pseudomonas viciae genome:
- a CDS encoding putative nucleotidyltransferase substrate binding domain-containing protein, translating to MVMKKADAFIQAGKTAVLQNIQGTLQFLQRFPPFNQMENAHLAYLVEQCLLRFYAPGESIIKPADGPVEHFYIVKQGRVVGERPHTAKGGTETTFEITTGECFPLAALLGERATRTEHLAGEDTFCLQLNKQAFIKLFALSSPFRDFALRGVSSLLDQVNQQVQQKSAQTLGTQYSLNTRLGELAMRHPVSCSPDMPLREAVKLMHEQQVGSIVVVNEQKAPVGIFTLRDLRHVVADGSGDFSQPIAAHMTQTPFYLSPDHSAFDAAIAMTERHIAHVCLVKDHRLCGVVSERDLFSLQRVDLVHLARTIRSAQKVENLVALRGEIGQLVERMLAHGASSTQITHIITLLNDHTVCRVIELTLADKGDPGVPFSWLCFGSEGRREQTLHTDQDNGILFEARDAAHAAQIRGLLLPIAQQINQSLALCGFTLCKGNIMAGNPELCLSRAEWARRFAAFIREATPENLLGSSIYFDLRVVWGDEQGCEQLRQQVLAQVADNRLFQRMLAENALRHRPPVGRFRDFVLSRKNGEKATLDLKVQGLTPFVDGARLLALANGIEAINTLERLRQLVIKQVIEPLDGAAYEEAYHFIQQTRMQQHQLQTRENLPYSNRVDPDSLNHLDRRILRESLRQAQRLQSSLTVRYQL from the coding sequence ATGGTTATGAAAAAAGCGGACGCTTTCATCCAGGCAGGGAAAACCGCGGTGTTGCAAAACATCCAGGGCACGTTGCAGTTTCTCCAGCGCTTCCCCCCGTTCAACCAAATGGAAAATGCCCACCTGGCCTATCTGGTGGAGCAATGCCTGCTGCGTTTTTACGCACCTGGCGAAAGCATCATCAAGCCGGCCGACGGCCCGGTGGAACACTTTTACATCGTCAAACAGGGCCGGGTGGTGGGCGAACGTCCGCATACGGCCAAAGGCGGCACCGAGACGACTTTTGAAATCACCACCGGTGAGTGTTTCCCCCTCGCTGCGTTGCTGGGCGAGCGCGCAACCCGCACCGAGCACCTGGCCGGCGAAGACACATTCTGTCTGCAATTGAACAAACAGGCCTTCATCAAGCTGTTCGCCCTGTCGAGTCCGTTCCGCGACTTCGCCTTGCGCGGGGTCAGCAGCCTGCTCGATCAAGTTAATCAGCAGGTCCAGCAAAAGTCCGCGCAAACCCTGGGCACGCAGTACTCCCTCAATACACGGCTGGGTGAACTGGCAATGCGTCATCCGGTGAGCTGCAGCCCCGACATGCCGCTGCGCGAAGCCGTGAAGCTGATGCACGAGCAACAGGTCGGCAGCATCGTGGTGGTGAATGAGCAGAAAGCGCCGGTGGGGATTTTTACCCTGCGCGACCTGCGACACGTAGTGGCCGACGGCTCCGGGGATTTTTCCCAGCCCATCGCGGCACACATGACCCAAACCCCCTTTTACCTGTCCCCGGACCACAGCGCCTTCGATGCGGCCATCGCCATGACCGAGCGCCACATCGCCCACGTCTGCCTGGTCAAGGATCATCGTTTGTGCGGCGTGGTGTCGGAACGCGATCTGTTTTCCCTGCAGCGCGTCGACCTGGTGCATCTGGCCCGGACCATTCGCAGCGCCCAGAAGGTGGAAAACCTGGTGGCCCTGCGCGGCGAGATCGGCCAACTGGTAGAACGCATGCTGGCCCACGGCGCATCCTCGACCCAGATCACCCACATCATCACCCTGCTCAACGACCACACGGTATGCCGGGTCATCGAGCTGACCCTGGCCGACAAGGGCGATCCGGGCGTGCCATTCAGCTGGTTGTGTTTCGGCAGTGAAGGCCGCCGTGAGCAGACCCTGCACACCGACCAGGACAACGGCATTTTGTTCGAAGCACGGGACGCCGCCCATGCGGCGCAGATCCGTGGCCTTCTGCTGCCCATCGCCCAGCAGATCAACCAGAGCCTGGCCCTGTGCGGCTTCACCTTGTGCAAGGGCAACATCATGGCCGGTAACCCCGAGCTGTGCCTGTCCCGCGCCGAATGGGCCCGACGCTTTGCCGCCTTCATCCGCGAAGCGACCCCGGAAAACCTGTTGGGCTCGAGCATCTATTTCGACCTGCGGGTGGTCTGGGGCGATGAGCAGGGCTGCGAACAACTGCGCCAGCAGGTGCTCGCACAAGTGGCCGATAACCGTTTGTTCCAGCGCATGCTGGCCGAGAACGCGCTGCGCCATCGCCCGCCGGTGGGACGTTTCAGGGACTTCGTACTGAGCCGCAAAAACGGCGAAAAGGCCACCCTGGACCTTAAAGTGCAGGGCCTGACGCCCTTTGTCGACGGCGCCCGTTTACTCGCGCTGGCCAATGGCATCGAAGCCATCAATACCTTGGAGCGCTTGCGGCAACTGGTCATCAAGCAAGTGATCGAACCGCTCGACGGCGCGGCCTATGAAGAGGCCTACCACTTCATCCAGCAGACCCGCATGCAACAACATCAACTGCAAACCCGCGAGAACCTGCCCTATTCCAACCGTGTCGACCCCGACAGCCTCAATCACTTGGACCGACGCATCCTGCGCGAGTCCCTGCGCCAGGCCCAACGCCTGCAAAGCAGCCTGACGGTGAGGTATCAGCTGTGA
- a CDS encoding PolC-type DNA polymerase III has protein sequence MSLFSWLRPAQPMLPEEVQQRVESLLAPSALGECSLREQRWVVLDLETTGLNLNKDQVLSIGAVVIEDGAIDFSQQFERTLQCDKQKLGPSVLIHGLAPSAIAAGSHPAEALLAFMEFVGDSPLLAFHAPFDSHMLGRALKDYLGYRLQHTFLDVADLAPMLCPQANMRKAGLDEWIDWFKLQVFDRHNASADALATAELALILFSRAHQQEIQSPLDLQQRLGQWKRRQQAPSL, from the coding sequence GTGAGCCTGTTTTCCTGGCTACGTCCGGCCCAGCCGATGTTGCCCGAGGAAGTGCAGCAGCGCGTGGAAAGCTTGCTGGCGCCTTCGGCGTTGGGTGAGTGCAGCCTGCGAGAGCAGCGCTGGGTGGTGCTGGACCTGGAGACCACCGGGCTGAATCTGAATAAGGACCAGGTGCTGTCCATCGGTGCGGTGGTCATCGAAGACGGCGCTATCGATTTCAGTCAGCAGTTCGAACGTACCCTGCAATGCGACAAGCAGAAGCTCGGACCGAGCGTATTGATCCATGGCCTGGCCCCAAGCGCGATTGCCGCCGGCAGCCATCCGGCCGAGGCGTTGCTGGCGTTCATGGAGTTCGTCGGCGACAGTCCGCTGCTGGCGTTCCATGCGCCGTTCGATTCCCACATGCTCGGGCGGGCACTGAAGGATTACCTGGGTTATCGCTTGCAGCATACGTTCCTGGACGTGGCCGACCTGGCCCCCATGCTTTGCCCCCAGGCGAATATGCGCAAGGCCGGCCTGGATGAATGGATCGACTGGTTCAAGCTGCAAGTCTTCGACCGCCACAACGCCAGCGCCGACGCCCTGGCCACGGCGGAACTGGCGTTGATCCTGTTCAGCCGCGCCCACCAGCAAGAGATCCAAAGCCCGCTTGACCTGCAACAGCGGTTGGGCCAGTGGAAACGGCGGCAGCAGGCGCCTTCGCTTTAG
- a CDS encoding RNA polymerase sigma factor: MSSVPSPHSDLVGALYRDHRGWLLAWLRRNVACAQRAEDLSQDTFVRLLGREELKAPREPRAFLVAIAKGLLFDYFRRAALEQAYLTELMLIPEAEQPSVEEQQIILEDLKHIDRLLGKLSSKARAAFLYNRLDGLGHAEIAQRLGVSVPRVRQYLAQGIRQCYIALYGEPT; encoded by the coding sequence GTGTCGTCAGTCCCTAGCCCCCACAGTGATCTGGTTGGTGCGTTATACCGTGACCATCGCGGTTGGCTATTGGCCTGGTTGCGACGCAATGTGGCCTGTGCCCAGCGGGCCGAGGACTTGAGCCAGGACACCTTCGTGCGCCTGCTGGGCCGGGAAGAGCTCAAAGCGCCCCGCGAGCCCCGGGCATTCCTGGTGGCGATCGCCAAGGGGTTGTTGTTCGATTATTTCCGGCGGGCAGCCTTGGAGCAGGCTTACCTCACCGAACTGATGCTGATCCCCGAAGCCGAACAACCCTCGGTGGAAGAACAGCAGATCATCCTCGAAGACCTCAAGCATATCGATCGCCTGCTCGGCAAACTGTCGAGCAAGGCCCGCGCGGCCTTTCTGTATAACCGCCTCGACGGCCTCGGCCACGCCGAAATCGCCCAGCGCCTGGGGGTGTCGGTGCCACGGGTACGGCAGTATCTGGCCCAAGGCATTCGGCAGTGCTACATCGCACTTTATGGTGAGCCGACATGA
- a CDS encoding FecR family protein: MSPAHGKPVSASVLDAAIAWQLSLDSGSPQEHEAFARWHAADEEHARAWRQLGMLDQRFSVASGPARAALLQSRVSIRRRVRKVGSGLASLVAVIGLALFAGDRYLPLNYWLADQRTATGEQRTLRLADGTLINLNTHSALDVRFDDKQRRIVLQEGEILVETGHNDPRPFIVETREGSMRALGTRFLVKREDQGTRLSVLKSAVAAHPQATDSEQILREGQQVLMRRDGLEPTVALNPGADAWTRGMLVVDNARLEDLVHELGRYRRGYLGVEPQVADVRITGSFPLHDTDLALAALLPTLPVQVEYHTRWWVVVGARTEPKP; this comes from the coding sequence ATGAGTCCGGCCCATGGCAAACCCGTCTCGGCCAGCGTGCTGGACGCAGCCATTGCCTGGCAGTTGTCGCTGGACTCAGGCAGCCCACAAGAGCACGAAGCATTCGCCCGCTGGCATGCCGCGGATGAAGAACACGCCCGCGCCTGGCGGCAGCTGGGCATGCTCGACCAGCGTTTCAGTGTTGCCAGTGGGCCGGCACGAGCCGCGTTGCTGCAATCGCGGGTGAGCATTCGACGCAGGGTACGCAAGGTCGGCAGCGGCCTGGCCAGCCTTGTCGCAGTCATCGGCCTGGCGCTGTTTGCCGGGGACCGCTACCTGCCGCTCAATTACTGGCTGGCCGACCAACGCACCGCCACTGGCGAGCAACGCACCCTGCGCCTGGCCGACGGCACGCTGATCAACCTCAACACCCACAGTGCCCTGGACGTGCGTTTCGATGACAAGCAGCGGCGCATCGTTCTGCAAGAAGGCGAGATCCTGGTGGAAACCGGCCACAACGACCCGCGCCCGTTTATCGTCGAAACCCGCGAAGGCAGCATGCGCGCCCTGGGCACCCGATTCCTGGTCAAGCGCGAGGACCAGGGCACGCGCCTGAGCGTGTTGAAATCCGCCGTGGCGGCGCATCCACAAGCAACGGACAGCGAACAGATTCTGCGTGAAGGCCAGCAGGTGCTGATGCGCCGCGACGGTCTCGAACCGACAGTGGCCCTGAACCCCGGCGCCGACGCCTGGACCCGCGGCATGCTGGTGGTAGACAACGCCCGCCTCGAAGATCTGGTCCATGAATTGGGACGCTATCGTCGTGGCTACTTGGGCGTAGAGCCACAAGTGGCTGACGTGCGCATCACTGGCAGCTTTCCGTTGCATGACACCGACCTGGCCCTGGCCGCGCTGCTGCCGACCTTGCCGGTGCAGGTCGAGTATCACACGCGGTGGTGGGTGGTGGTGGGCGCGCGGACCGAACCAAAACCCTGA
- a CDS encoding TonB-dependent siderophore receptor, with translation MSRPLDTLLRPSLLAIAIAFVTPLLSGPLLAAEQASNVRAYNLPAAPLASTLNQIASQAGLALSLNPSLASGKTSAPVQGQFDATGALREALRGTGLQLEQSSAGTYSLVAVPEGAMVLPETSVIGAGFSETAWGPTEGYVATRTAAGTKTDTPIVELPRSVSVVTRQQMEDRSVLNLNDALRYTAGVQSSGYGSDSRNDWLLVRGFIPTQFLDGLPLPKGNYITPKIEPWNLERIAVLRGPASSVYGQTPPGGMLDMVSRRPQAESSHEVELQAGSYEHKQINFDSTGKVDDEGQFLYRLSGTVRDSNSQVDHIPDKRYNLAPSLTWNINDDTRLTFLSQYTRDDTGITGQFLPLQGTKLSSPAGKISHHKNLGDPDWEFYDRTYYALGYAFEHRLSDTWQFRQNLRYTKSDLETQGISAGGQFWPAGPDEAVSADGTVKRSASVIDEDISQFAVDNNFQADFQTGALTHTLLLGLDHQRSNSNSHWDWGSTGVPTSNIHNPIYGQDFSNVQYFTMYDYNQKTNQTGLYVQDQIALDNWRLTLGGREDWIHTGTVFHNQNDATNTQRDKKFSANAALSYVFDNGVTPYISFAQSFQAAAGSTVNSTEAFKPTEGEQYEAGIKYQPPGTKTLLTAAVFDLTQKNNSVTENSITRQVGEVQVRGLELEASGDVTDNLKLIGSYTYNDSEITKGTAAEKGKRMAQVPRNQATAWADYTWHNGPLDGFGIAAGVRYVGDTYGNTTNTDWGHVGSYTVYDASAHYDLGRLNNSLKGVSVAVDAKNIFNKDYLSTCDGFYCYYGDQRNVVASVNYKW, from the coding sequence ATGTCCCGCCCGCTAGACACCCTGTTGCGCCCCAGCCTGTTGGCCATCGCCATTGCCTTTGTCACCCCGTTGCTCAGCGGCCCACTGCTGGCTGCCGAACAGGCTTCCAACGTGCGCGCCTACAATCTGCCCGCCGCACCATTGGCCAGCACCCTGAACCAGATCGCCAGCCAGGCCGGCCTCGCCCTGAGCCTGAATCCGTCCCTGGCTTCGGGCAAAACCTCGGCACCGGTCCAGGGCCAGTTCGATGCCACGGGGGCATTGCGCGAGGCCCTGCGCGGCACCGGCCTGCAACTGGAACAGAGCAGCGCCGGCACCTACAGTCTGGTGGCCGTGCCTGAGGGCGCGATGGTCCTGCCGGAAACCAGCGTGATCGGCGCCGGTTTCAGCGAAACTGCGTGGGGCCCGACCGAAGGCTATGTCGCCACCCGCACCGCCGCCGGCACCAAGACGGATACGCCGATTGTCGAACTGCCGCGCTCGGTGTCCGTGGTGACACGCCAGCAGATGGAAGATCGCTCCGTGCTCAACCTCAATGACGCCCTGCGCTACACCGCTGGCGTGCAGAGCAGCGGCTATGGCTCGGACTCGCGCAACGATTGGCTGCTGGTGCGAGGCTTCATACCGACCCAGTTCCTCGACGGCCTGCCGCTGCCCAAAGGTAACTACATCACACCGAAAATCGAGCCCTGGAACCTTGAACGCATCGCCGTGCTGCGTGGCCCGGCCTCTTCGGTCTACGGCCAGACGCCCCCTGGCGGCATGCTCGACATGGTCAGCCGTCGCCCACAAGCCGAGAGCAGCCACGAAGTCGAACTGCAGGCCGGTAGCTACGAACACAAGCAGATCAACTTCGACAGCACTGGCAAGGTCGATGACGAAGGCCAGTTCCTTTATCGACTCAGCGGCACCGTGCGCGACAGCAATTCCCAGGTCGATCACATCCCGGACAAACGCTACAACCTCGCCCCGAGCCTGACCTGGAACATCAACGACGACACCCGCCTGACCTTCCTGTCCCAGTACACCCGCGATGACACCGGCATCACTGGACAATTCCTGCCGCTGCAAGGCACCAAGCTGTCCTCACCGGCGGGCAAGATTTCCCATCACAAGAACCTGGGCGACCCGGACTGGGAATTCTACGATCGCACCTATTACGCGCTGGGCTACGCGTTTGAACATCGTCTGAGCGACACCTGGCAGTTCCGTCAGAACCTGCGTTACACCAAGAGTGATCTGGAAACCCAAGGCATCTCCGCCGGTGGGCAATTCTGGCCGGCGGGTCCTGATGAAGCCGTGAGCGCCGATGGCACGGTCAAGCGCAGTGCCAGTGTCATTGACGAAGACATCAGTCAGTTCGCCGTGGACAACAACTTCCAGGCCGACTTCCAGACTGGCGCGTTGACTCACACCCTGCTGCTGGGCCTGGACCACCAGCGCTCCAACAGCAATTCGCACTGGGATTGGGGTTCGACTGGCGTACCGACCAGCAACATCCACAACCCGATCTACGGACAGGATTTCTCCAACGTCCAGTATTTCACCATGTACGACTACAACCAGAAGACCAACCAGACCGGCCTGTACGTTCAGGACCAGATCGCCCTGGACAACTGGCGCCTGACCCTCGGCGGTCGTGAAGACTGGATTCACACCGGCACCGTGTTCCACAACCAGAACGATGCGACCAACACCCAGCGCGACAAGAAATTCAGCGCTAACGCAGCGCTGAGCTATGTCTTCGATAACGGTGTGACGCCCTACATATCCTTCGCCCAGTCGTTCCAGGCAGCGGCGGGTTCAACCGTCAACAGCACCGAAGCCTTCAAACCCACTGAAGGCGAACAATACGAAGCCGGTATCAAGTATCAGCCGCCGGGCACCAAGACCCTGCTCACTGCGGCGGTGTTCGACCTGACCCAGAAAAACAACTCCGTCACCGAAAACAGCATCACCCGCCAGGTGGGCGAGGTACAGGTACGCGGCCTGGAGCTGGAAGCCTCGGGCGATGTGACCGACAACCTGAAGCTGATCGGTTCCTACACCTACAACGACAGCGAAATCACCAAAGGCACTGCGGCTGAAAAAGGCAAGCGCATGGCCCAGGTGCCACGTAACCAGGCCACCGCCTGGGCCGATTACACCTGGCACAACGGCCCGCTCGACGGCTTTGGTATCGCCGCCGGTGTGCGATATGTCGGCGACACCTACGGCAACACCACCAACACCGATTGGGGTCATGTCGGCTCCTACACCGTGTACGACGCATCGGCCCATTACGACCTGGGTCGCCTGAACAATTCGCTCAAAGGTGTTTCGGTGGCAGTGGATGCGAAGAACATTTTCAACAAGGATTACCTGTCCACTTGCGATGGCTTTTATTGCTACTACGGCGACCAACGCAACGTCGTCGCCAGTGTGAATTACAAGTGGTAG
- a CDS encoding PepSY-associated TM helix domain-containing protein — protein MKSKTIRRWSFVHTWTSLICTVFLLMLAITGLPLIFHHEIEHLLGDAPEFRQMPTDTPQLDLQQLVEKAKAHRPGEVVQYFGWDDDDPNGIITIMAPTPGTEPNSSHTFMLDARTGEALAMPSANGGFMMVMLRLHVDMFAGLPGKLLLAFMGLLFVIAIVSGVVLYLPFMRRLKFATVRQDKSTRLRWLDLHNLIGVVTLVWALTVGVTGVIAACADLIIAAWRNDSLSAMVEPYRNAPPLTQLAPATRLLDIAKEAAPGMEPSFIAFPGTLFSSEHHYGVFMKGSTHLTSHLLTPVLIDASTLDVTAVAGRPWYMDVMSLSLPLHFGDYGGRPMQIFWATLDVLTIIVLGSGVYLWVVRRKTAKHAAVAAQVVS, from the coding sequence ATGAAAAGCAAAACCATCCGCCGCTGGTCCTTTGTCCACACCTGGACCAGCCTGATCTGCACAGTGTTTCTGCTGATGCTGGCGATCACCGGGCTGCCGTTGATCTTCCATCATGAAATCGAACACCTGCTCGGCGATGCTCCCGAGTTTCGGCAAATGCCGACTGACACACCGCAGTTGGACCTGCAACAACTGGTGGAAAAAGCCAAGGCCCATCGCCCGGGTGAAGTGGTCCAGTATTTTGGCTGGGACGATGACGACCCCAACGGCATCATCACCATCATGGCGCCAACACCCGGCACCGAGCCCAATTCGTCCCACACTTTCATGCTCGATGCACGCACCGGCGAGGCCCTGGCAATGCCCTCGGCCAATGGCGGTTTCATGATGGTCATGCTGCGCCTGCACGTGGACATGTTCGCCGGGCTGCCGGGCAAGCTGCTGCTGGCGTTCATGGGATTGCTGTTCGTGATTGCCATCGTGTCCGGAGTGGTTTTGTACCTGCCGTTCATGCGGCGCTTGAAGTTCGCCACGGTGCGCCAGGACAAATCCACGCGCCTGCGCTGGCTCGACCTGCACAACCTGATCGGCGTGGTCACACTGGTCTGGGCGCTGACCGTCGGCGTTACCGGCGTCATCGCCGCGTGCGCCGACCTGATCATCGCCGCCTGGCGCAACGACAGCCTCAGCGCCATGGTCGAACCCTACCGCAACGCCCCGCCGCTGACGCAACTGGCACCGGCAACCCGCTTGCTGGACATCGCCAAAGAAGCAGCGCCGGGCATGGAACCGAGCTTCATCGCCTTCCCCGGCACCCTGTTTTCCAGCGAGCACCACTACGGCGTGTTCATGAAAGGCAGTACCCACCTGACCTCGCATTTGCTGACCCCGGTACTGATCGACGCCAGTACCCTCGACGTCACCGCCGTGGCCGGACGGCCGTGGTACATGGACGTCATGAGCCTGTCGCTGCCGCTGCATTTCGGCGACTACGGTGGCCGGCCAATGCAAATCTTCTGGGCGACGTTGGACGTGCTGACCATCATCGTCCTGGGTAGCGGCGTCTACCTGTGGGTGGTGCGGCGTAAAACAGCCAAGCATGCGGCAGTCGCCGCGCAGGTGGTCTCGTGA
- a CDS encoding glutathione S-transferase, whose amino-acid sequence MSAPSMTLFHNPASPFVRKVLVLLHETGQQDRVALQLSQLTPVKPDRALIDENPLSKIPALRLANGSVIHDSRVILDYLDHQHVGNPLIPRDGAARWRRLTLASLADGIMDAAVMIRYETALRPAEKHWDEWLDAQRDKIRRALAMLEAEAIAELACHFDVASISVACALGYLDLRHPDLEWRKANPQLAAWFAEVSLRPSMVETVPRV is encoded by the coding sequence ATGTCAGCCCCCAGCATGACGCTGTTCCACAACCCCGCCTCACCCTTTGTTCGCAAGGTTCTGGTCTTGCTGCACGAAACCGGTCAGCAAGACCGCGTGGCGCTACAACTCAGCCAGCTCACGCCGGTCAAACCGGATCGGGCCCTGATCGATGAAAACCCCTTGAGCAAGATCCCGGCCCTGCGCCTGGCCAACGGCAGCGTGATCCATGACAGCCGCGTCATCCTCGATTACCTCGACCACCAGCACGTCGGCAACCCGCTGATCCCTCGGGATGGCGCGGCCCGCTGGCGGCGTCTGACCCTCGCCTCCCTGGCCGATGGGATCATGGATGCGGCCGTGATGATCCGTTACGAAACCGCCCTGCGCCCGGCGGAAAAACACTGGGACGAATGGCTTGATGCACAACGGGACAAGATTCGCCGGGCCCTGGCCATGCTCGAAGCCGAGGCGATTGCCGAACTGGCCTGTCATTTCGACGTGGCGTCCATCAGCGTGGCCTGCGCCTTGGGCTACCTGGACCTGCGCCATCCCGATCTGGAATGGCGCAAGGCCAATCCGCAACTGGCGGCATGGTTTGCCGAGGTCAGTTTGCGGCCTTCGATGGTTGAGACGGTGCCCAGGGTTTAG
- the creD gene encoding cell envelope integrity protein CreD — MNRSLAIKLGMIALLILLLMIPLLMINGLIDERQELRDGVLQDIARSSSHSQQLIGPMIVVPFRKNVRVWNTNEKTGVRFLETVERTGELYFLPEEFELDGQVRTETRARGIYEARLFHADNRIDGRFKVPERYGVAAKDFADYRFDEPYLSVGISDIRGIENALTLTLNQQTVDFLPGSRLGWLGQGVHVPLPMITAQGGPELTFGFDLRLQGTGEFQILPVGKSTKVHLSADWPHPSFIGNYLPIKREINEQGFNADWQTSFFSTNLLETLQACEPSDGCEAFRSRAFGVSFIDPVDQYLKTDRAIKYALLFVALTFAGFFLFEVLKSLAVHPVQYALVGVALAFFYLLLLSLSEHIGFAPAYLVSASACVLLIGFYVCHVLRSVSHGLGFSVGLAGLYGLLYGLLSAEDYALLMGSLLLFSLLGVFMVLTRKLDWYGVGSKSAAAMSFDLGEVK, encoded by the coding sequence ATGAACCGCAGCCTCGCCATAAAACTGGGCATGATTGCCCTACTGATTCTTTTGCTGATGATCCCGCTGTTGATGATCAATGGCCTCATCGACGAGCGCCAGGAGCTGCGCGACGGTGTGTTGCAGGACATCGCCCGCAGTTCCAGCCATAGCCAGCAACTCATCGGGCCGATGATTGTGGTGCCGTTTCGCAAGAACGTGCGGGTCTGGAACACCAATGAGAAGACCGGCGTGCGTTTCCTGGAAACCGTCGAGCGAACGGGCGAATTGTATTTTTTGCCGGAAGAGTTCGAGCTCGACGGCCAGGTCCGTACCGAAACCCGTGCCCGGGGGATCTACGAAGCGCGGTTGTTCCATGCCGACAACCGGATCGATGGCCGCTTCAAGGTGCCTGAGCGCTACGGTGTCGCCGCCAAGGACTTTGCCGATTACCGCTTCGACGAACCGTACCTGAGCGTGGGCATCAGCGACATCCGTGGCATCGAAAATGCGCTGACCCTGACGCTCAACCAGCAGACCGTCGATTTCCTGCCGGGCTCGCGGCTCGGTTGGCTGGGGCAGGGGGTGCATGTGCCGTTGCCGATGATTACCGCCCAGGGCGGCCCGGAGCTGACCTTCGGTTTCGACCTGCGCCTGCAAGGTACTGGCGAGTTCCAGATTCTGCCAGTGGGTAAATCCACCAAGGTGCACCTGTCGGCTGACTGGCCGCACCCCAGCTTCATCGGCAACTATTTACCGATCAAACGTGAGATCAATGAACAGGGTTTCAACGCCGATTGGCAGACCTCGTTCTTCTCCACCAACCTCTTGGAAACACTGCAAGCCTGCGAGCCCAGCGATGGCTGTGAAGCGTTCCGCAGCCGTGCCTTTGGCGTGAGTTTCATCGACCCGGTGGACCAGTACCTCAAGACCGATCGGGCGATCAAATATGCGCTGTTGTTCGTCGCGTTGACCTTCGCCGGTTTCTTCCTCTTCGAAGTGCTCAAGAGCCTGGCGGTGCACCCGGTCCAGTACGCCTTGGTGGGCGTGGCGCTGGCGTTCTTCTACCTGCTGCTGTTGTCACTGTCGGAGCACATCGGCTTTGCCCCGGCGTACCTGGTATCGGCGAGTGCTTGTGTGTTGCTGATCGGCTTTTATGTCTGCCATGTGCTGCGCAGCGTGAGCCACGGCCTGGGGTTCTCGGTGGGGTTGGCGGGGTTGTACGGTTTGCTCTATGGCTTGCTGAGCGCTGAGGATTACGCGCTGTTGATGGGTTCGCTGTTGCTGTTCAGCCTGTTGGGCGTGTTCATGGTGCTGACCCGCAAATTGGACTGGTATGGCGTTGGGTCAAAGTCGGCCGCGGCCATGAGCTTTGATCTGGGAGAGGTGAAATGA